One window of Metamycoplasma arthritidis genomic DNA carries:
- the tig gene encoding trigger factor yields the protein MSRTIDNKKSELKISYTLEGDEWENAKEKARVELRKNVQIKGFRKGKVPAREADKHIPVFEVWEKAIKAVAQQVFRGKLATQVEATDEIIGRASLDIEELKEEKATLVAIYPIFPEIKLGDYKKLGIKVPSLKATKDEINHVKNDLLSKFAVMVEAEDGIKNGDEVNFDFTGYIEGELFDGGEAEGYTLNVGSGTFIPGFEEQMLGLKKDEEKDLHLKFPENYHAKNLAGKEVTFHVKINYTKRADYPALDDDFVKTANIHPSLKTVADFEKFVEAHALINRVNTVENEIKNLAQEKLVATSKFEVPTSVIEDQVHDYYQNFVNNLMQQQISEREYLDFTKTSKETLLKNFEDQAIPNLKKVFVVSATAKEEKFAVTEDDYKKEVQKLADSYGLPVENVQQFIKFETIQIRLTDEWFVKTIIKYNDPEGFKKYEEVKKSIEKHNEEEAKALAKVKEAKANAKEEKESSKKETK from the coding sequence ATGTCACGTACCATTGATAATAAAAAATCAGAACTTAAAATTAGTTACACCCTTGAAGGCGATGAATGAGAAAATGCCAAAGAAAAGGCTAGAGTTGAACTAAGAAAAAATGTGCAAATTAAAGGCTTTAGAAAAGGCAAAGTACCTGCTCGTGAAGCTGACAAACATATTCCAGTATTTGAAGTATGAGAAAAAGCTATTAAAGCAGTAGCACAACAAGTATTTAGAGGTAAATTGGCTACCCAAGTTGAAGCAACTGACGAAATTATTGGTAGAGCAAGCTTAGATATTGAAGAGTTGAAAGAAGAAAAAGCAACTTTAGTAGCAATCTATCCAATATTTCCAGAAATTAAGTTGGGCGATTACAAAAAATTAGGCATTAAAGTACCTAGCTTAAAAGCAACTAAAGACGAAATTAATCATGTTAAAAACGACTTACTAAGTAAGTTTGCAGTCATGGTAGAAGCTGAAGACGGCATTAAAAACGGCGACGAAGTTAATTTTGATTTTACCGGTTACATTGAAGGCGAACTATTCGATGGCGGCGAAGCAGAAGGATACACCTTAAACGTTGGTTCAGGCACTTTTATTCCCGGTTTTGAAGAACAAATGTTAGGTCTTAAAAAAGATGAAGAAAAAGATCTACATCTAAAATTCCCAGAAAACTACCACGCTAAAAACTTGGCCGGTAAAGAAGTTACTTTCCATGTCAAAATCAATTACACCAAAAGAGCAGATTACCCTGCATTGGATGATGATTTTGTAAAAACAGCAAACATCCACCCTTCACTTAAAACCGTTGCTGACTTTGAAAAATTTGTTGAAGCACACGCTTTAATTAATAGAGTTAACACCGTAGAAAATGAAATTAAAAACTTAGCTCAAGAAAAATTAGTTGCTACTTCAAAATTTGAAGTTCCAACTTCAGTTATTGAAGATCAAGTTCATGATTACTATCAAAATTTTGTTAATAACCTAATGCAACAACAAATTAGTGAAAGAGAATATTTAGATTTCACCAAAACTTCAAAGGAAACATTGCTAAAAAACTTTGAAGATCAAGCAATTCCTAATTTAAAAAAGGTTTTTGTTGTTAGTGCAACTGCAAAAGAAGAAAAATTTGCCGTTACTGAAGATGATTATAAAAAAGAAGTGCAAAAACTTGCTGACTCTTATGGACTTCCTGTTGAAAACGTTCAACAATTCATCAAATTTGAAACCATTCAAATTAGACTAACTGACGAATGATTCGTAAAAACTATTATTAAATACAACGATCCTGAAGGATTTAAAAAATACGAAGAAGTTAAAAAATCAATTGAGAAACACAACGAAGAAGAAGCTAAAGCTTTAGCTAAAGTAAAAGAAGCAAAAGCTAATGCCAAAGAAGAAAAAGAATCTTCTAAAAAAGAAACTAAATAA